One segment of Triticum aestivum cultivar Chinese Spring chromosome 2A, IWGSC CS RefSeq v2.1, whole genome shotgun sequence DNA contains the following:
- the LOC123186721 gene encoding uncharacterized protein, with the protein MVDPVSLVGMILTMVQLIASAAETARQNKKKCWELAQRARTLANVLPDSKYPAANDQETETVMRRLEETLHEALTLIQSCQTVTVFSRSRKAAELDGVNRKINDCITDLNFIRQVRTNHVAAAAPSAVPLPAQTYDHGSYYQYQAQGGGGASSSACVGYPLTQHAPVNAHWTPAPPPYHASPAPPAPGYNLSSFYTLPTVNKIFDRVCNGFR; encoded by the coding sequence ATGGTGGACCCAGTGAGCCTGGTGGGCATGATCCTAACGATGGTGCAACTGATCGCAAGCGCCGCGGAGACTGCACGGCAGAACAAGAAGAAGTGCTGGGAGCTCGCCCAACGCGCGCGCACTCTGGCCAACGTACTGCCCGACTCCAAATACCCGGCGGCGAACGACCAGGAGACGGAGACAGTGATGAGGAGGCTCGAGGAGACCCTCCACGAAGCGTTGACGCTCATCCAGTCCTGCCAGACTGTAACTGTATTCTCCCGTAGCCGGAAGGCCGCCGAATTAGATGGGGTTAATAGAAAGATCAACGACTGCATCACGGACCTCAATTTCATCAGACAAGTTCGCACAAATCACGTAGCAGCTGCAGCACCTAGCGCAGTCCCACTCCCAGCTCAAACTTATGACCACGGCTCCTACTATCAGTATCAGGcacaaggaggaggaggtgcctCCAGCAGCGCCTGTGTTGGCTACCCCCTGACTCAGCACGCACCCGTCAATGCTCACTGGACTCCGGCTCCGCCACCCTACCATGCTTCCCCTGCCCCCCCGGCCCCGGGTTACAATCTATCTTCTTTTTACACCCTTCCAACGGTCAACAAGATCTTTGACCGTGTGTGTAATGGATTCCGCTAG